Proteins from a single region of Vanessa cardui chromosome 13, ilVanCard2.1, whole genome shotgun sequence:
- the LOC124534967 gene encoding trichohyalin-like, whose protein sequence is MPRKKSNLSQCSRDAKRMRIIRSQESEQIHAARLTASQERQARLRASETSRQRESRLRSERSRLMAFRNRESNEQREARLTADRDAHALSRKSETFTDRESRLSSLRALSARIRSQETDEQREARLTADREAHALSRESETFTDRESRLSSLRALSARIRSQETDEQREARLTADREAHALSRESEIFTDRESRLSSQRFRSLQSRELESSSEREERLRADRERNNNARILENEDKHGHRLQTARENYNLTRQEEELFLLAERERVREIRHEETVDQRQSRLSADRLRHRINRISSNSIEGSVDNLDSDVPPWVTKEKSGFLYTPRINYSGFFFRRYGDTLPVL, encoded by the exons ATGCCTCGAAAAAAATCTAATCTCAGCCAATGTAGCAGAGATGCTAAACGGATGAGAATAATTCGATCACAGGAATCGGAACAGATTCATGCAGCAAGACTTACTGCATCTCAGGAACGTCAGGCCAGGTTACGTGCGTCAGAAACATCACGTCAGCGAGAATCACGGCTGAGGTCAGAACGTTCTCGATTGATGGCCTTTCGAAATAGAGAGAGTA ATGAACAACGTGAAGCACGTTTGACTGCTGATCGAGACGCTCATGCTTTGTCGCGTAAATCTGAGACTTTTACTGATAGGGAATCTCGCTTGAGTTCTCTAAGAGCGCTGTCAGCTCGAATTCGATCTCAGGAAACAGATGAACAACGCGAAGCACGTTTGACTGCCGATCGAGAGGCTCATGCTTTGTCGCGTGAATCTGAGACTTTTACTGATAGGGAATCTCGCTTGAGTTCTCTAAGAGCGCTGTCAGCTCGAATTCGATCTCAGGAAACGGATGAACAACGCGAAGCACGTTTGACTGCCGATCGAGAGGCTCATGCTTTGTCGCGTGAATCTGAGATTTTCACTGACAGAGAGTCTCGCTTGAGTTCTCAAAGATTTCGGTCTTTACAGTCTAGAGAGCTGGAAAGTAGTTCAGAACGTGAAGAGCGTTTAAGAGCTGATCGTGAGCGAAATAACAATGCGAGAATTCTTGAAAATGAAGATAAACATGGACATAGACTACAAACAGCTAGAGAAAATTATAATCTAACCCGTCAGGAAGaggaattgtttttattagcaGAGAGAGAAAGAGTGAGGGAAATACGGCACGAAGAAACTGTAGACCAACGTCAGTCACGATTAAGTGCGGATCGACTTCGACATCGAATTAATAGAATATCCTCGAATTCGATAGAAGGCTCGGTTGATAATTTAGATAGTGATGTCCCTCCTTGGGTCACAAAGGAAAAATCAGGATTTCTGTATACGCCCAGAATAAACTACTCTGGATTCTTCTTTAGGAGGTATGGAGATACGTTGCCAGTTTTGTAA
- the LOC124534968 gene encoding uncharacterized protein LOC124534968: MVNALKNTLEHFQTTQYHGENGYPLYRRKSPQQGGFTAKIKVNRQEIEVDNKWVVPYSPVLSRTFQAHVNVEVCNSVQSIKYICKYVNKGSDQATVGFTNNNNDEITRFQSGRYISSSEAVWRILSFPVHIRYPPVIHLDVHLEGGQRVYFNPDNVRERLENSRRTTLLAFFELCNTDTFAKTLLYNEVPLYYTYNKQRGIFNRRRRGTPVDGESSIYKEHVIGRVYTVHPNNSECFYLRLLLHTVRGPTSFQELRKVNNIVHPTYQAACRARHLLDNDQHWDNALSEASVSDSPQRLRHLFAVMLVFCALSDATQLWHKYQGKLSEDFFRHAQLSTDNHDNERLRESLLNRCLLAIQDIVIYIGGNPILQYGMPEPSLDGEHINRDYAMEINYNHAELAETVETYVLRLSAEQRLIFDRVCRSVDNAIGEMLFVDAPGGTGKTFLTKAILAKIRSQTKIALAVASSSIAATLLPGAKTAHSMFKIPIELERTESPVCNIYRNSDKAKVLRDCSLII, from the coding sequence ATGGTCAATGCTCTAAAAAATACCCTCGAGCACTTTCAGACCACACAATATCATGGGGAAAACGGATATCCTTTGTATCGCAGAAAATCCCCCCAACAAGGTGGTTTCACagctaaaattaaagtaaaccgCCAAGAAATAGAAGTGGATAATAAATGGGTAGTACCATATTCACCGGTGCTATCCAGAACATTTCAAGCTCATGTTAACGTTGAAGTTTGTAATAGTGTCCAATCgattaaatacatatgcaaaTATGTAAACAAGGGTAGTGACCAGGCAACAGTAGGattcacaaataataataacgatgaAATTACAAGATTTCAGTCCGGTCGGTATATTAGCTCTTCTGAAGCTGTTTGGCGTATTCTAAGTTTTCCTGTCCACATAAGATATCCACCCGTTATCCACCTCGATGTACATCTGGAAGGTGGACAACGGGTGTATTTTAACCCCGATAACGTGAGAGAACGCTTAGAAAACTCAAGACGAACCACTCTACTTGCATTCTTTGAACTTTGCAACACAGATACATTTGCTAAGACATTACTTTACAATGAAGTtccattatattatacttacaatAAACAACGGGGTATTTTTAACCGCAGAAGACGTGGCACACCCGTAGATGGTGAATCAAGCATTTATAAAGAACATGTTATCGGTAGAGTATATACTGTACATCCCAATAATTCTGAATGCTTTTACCTGCGCTTGCTTTTGCATACGGTAAGAGGTCCTACTTCTTTTCAAGAACTtcgaaaagttaataatattgtcCACCCTACTTACCAAGCAGCTTGCCGGGCACGTCACTTGCTAGACAATGACCAACACTGGGATAATGCTTTGTCCGAAGCAAGTGTCAGTGATAGTCCTCAAAGATTGCGTCATTTGTTTGCAGTCATGCTGGTATTCTGTGCACTTTCAGATGCCACACAGCTGTGGCATAAATATCAAGGTAAATTATCTGAGGACTTTTTCAGGCACGCGCAGCTATCGACTGACAACCACGATAATGAAAGATTACGTGAAAGTCTTTTGAATCGTTGTTTGCTGGCTATTCAggatatagttatatatattgggGGTAATCCTATTTTACAATATGGCATGCCTGAGCCATCACTTGATGGCGAACACATTAATAGAGATTATGCAATGGAAATAAACTATAATCATGCAGAACTGGCCGAAACTGTAGAAACATATGTCTTAAGACTATCAGCAGAACAGCGTTTAATATTCGATCGTGTATGTCGGAGTGTAGACAACGCAATAGGAGAAATGCTGTTTGTAGATGCTCCCGGGGGAACGGGAAAGACTTTTCTTACCAAAGCAATTTTGGCAAAAATAAGAAGTCAAACTAAAATTGCACTTGCTGTCGCTTCATCGAGTATAGCAGCCACTTTGTTGCCAGGAGCTAAAACAGCCCATAGTATGTTTAAAATTCCGATCGAATTAGAGCGCACAGAGAGTccagtttgtaatatttatagaaatagcGATAAAGCCAAGGTATTACGTGATTGTAGTCTTATTATATGA